In Duganella zoogloeoides, a single genomic region encodes these proteins:
- a CDS encoding acyl-CoA dehydrogenase family protein has protein sequence MILSQEHDMIRDALRTFAQERLAPNAARWDKEHHFPKEELQELAALGAFGVAVPEALGGAGMDYVSLALVLEEIAAGDGGTSTIISVNNCPVCSIAMMYANDRQKEQWLRPLAQGAMLGAFCLTEPHTGSDAAALRTTATRDGDDYVLNGVKQFITSGKYADVAIVLAVTDKAAGKKGISAFWVPTSTPGYIVAGLEQKMGQHSSDTAQIVFENCRIPAENLIGEEGQGYKIALSGLEGGRIGIAAQAVGMARAAYEAALTYARDRESFGKPIFEHQAVQFRLADMATQIEAARQLIRHAAAMKDAGLPCLKEAAMAKLFASEMAERVCSNAIQVHGGYGYVSDFPVERIYRDVRVCQIYEGTSDIQKLLIARAL, from the coding sequence ATGATACTGAGCCAGGAACACGACATGATCCGCGACGCCCTGCGCACCTTTGCGCAGGAGCGTCTCGCCCCCAACGCCGCCCGCTGGGACAAGGAGCACCATTTCCCGAAGGAGGAATTGCAGGAACTCGCTGCCCTCGGCGCATTCGGGGTGGCCGTGCCGGAAGCGCTGGGCGGCGCCGGCATGGATTACGTGTCACTGGCCCTGGTGCTCGAGGAAATCGCTGCCGGCGACGGCGGAACATCCACCATCATTTCGGTGAACAACTGCCCGGTGTGCAGCATCGCCATGATGTACGCCAACGATCGCCAGAAGGAACAATGGCTGCGTCCGCTGGCGCAGGGCGCCATGCTCGGCGCGTTCTGCCTGACCGAGCCGCACACGGGCAGCGATGCAGCCGCCCTGCGCACCACGGCCACGCGCGACGGCGACGACTACGTTCTCAACGGCGTCAAGCAGTTCATCACCAGCGGCAAGTATGCGGACGTGGCCATCGTGCTGGCCGTGACCGACAAGGCGGCCGGCAAGAAGGGCATCAGCGCGTTCTGGGTGCCGACCAGTACGCCCGGCTACATCGTGGCGGGGCTGGAACAGAAGATGGGCCAGCACTCGTCGGACACGGCGCAGATCGTGTTCGAAAACTGCCGCATTCCGGCGGAAAACCTGATCGGGGAAGAAGGCCAGGGCTACAAGATCGCGCTGTCGGGCCTGGAAGGCGGACGCATCGGCATCGCCGCCCAGGCCGTGGGCATGGCGCGCGCAGCGTACGAGGCGGCACTGACCTATGCGCGTGACCGCGAGAGCTTCGGCAAGCCGATCTTCGAGCACCAGGCCGTGCAGTTCCGCCTGGCCGACATGGCCACGCAAATCGAAGCAGCGCGCCAGCTGATCCGCCACGCGGCGGCGATGAAGGATGCGGGCTTGCCGTGCCTGAAGGAGGCGGCGATGGCAAAGCTGTTCGCCTCGGAAATGGCCGAGCGCGTGTGTTCAAACGCGATCCAGGTCCATGGCGGGTATGGTTACGTGAGCGACTTCCCGGTCGAACGGATTTACCGCGACGTGCGCGTGTGCCAGATCTACGAAGGCACCAGCGATATCCAGAAACTGCTGATCGCGCGCGCCTTGTAG
- a CDS encoding SDR family oxidoreductase translates to MPTALIIGASRGIGLELVTQYRADGWRVIATARKAEDCAALSALGAEAHKLDVTDVEACAGLGWKLDDEELDVAFLNAGVYGPRHDGFPQQSDFDSVMHTNVLAAMRLLPIIAPLVAGKRGKLAVLSSHMGSLSERSSSSGSLYRASKAALNSVLIDTALVYGPQGATCVAFHPGWVRTDMGGDGADISPQESAAGMRRTLATLPASDQAVYRNYDGKPIGW, encoded by the coding sequence ATGCCAACCGCTCTGATCATTGGCGCCTCGCGCGGCATCGGCCTGGAACTGGTCACGCAATACCGCGCCGACGGCTGGCGCGTGATCGCCACCGCGCGCAAGGCCGAGGACTGCGCCGCCTTGAGCGCCCTCGGCGCAGAGGCGCACAAGCTCGACGTCACCGACGTCGAAGCCTGCGCCGGCCTGGGCTGGAAGCTCGACGACGAGGAACTCGATGTCGCGTTCCTCAACGCCGGCGTCTATGGCCCGCGCCACGACGGCTTTCCGCAACAGTCGGACTTCGACAGCGTGATGCACACCAATGTGCTGGCCGCCATGCGCCTGCTACCCATCATTGCGCCGCTGGTGGCCGGCAAGCGCGGCAAGCTGGCGGTGCTGTCGTCGCACATGGGATCGCTGAGCGAACGCAGCAGCTCCAGCGGCTCGCTGTACCGCGCCAGCAAGGCGGCGCTGAACTCGGTGCTGATCGATACCGCGCTGGTGTATGGTCCGCAGGGCGCCACGTGCGTGGCGTTCCACCCGGGCTGGGTGCGTACCGACATGGGCGGCGACGGCGCCGACATTTCGCCGCAGGAAAGCGCGGCGGGCATGCGCCGCACGCTGGCGACCTTGCCGGCATCGGACCAAGCCGTCTATCGCAATTACGACGGCAAACCGATCGGCTGGTGA